A genomic region of Cydia amplana chromosome 27, ilCydAmpl1.1, whole genome shotgun sequence contains the following coding sequences:
- the LOC134660388 gene encoding titin-like, with translation MKILLDASSIYQVKDDSSGVSFVNPKEDKWTLRDILYYHIIERPREKPAVTERSFTNSHGYQFFDLAPLLEDSYDNHDDDDDGSYVEQADGEDQAEDIENHEERLRIRYLLLSRILLSEQSWPLGSLYGFFRYFPPSFSIFCIPHEPELTTTQKPLTDQDVKEAVPETSLNRRKRQAEMESAPDAPSYTSDVDSKAAYIQPNTYGMNLNGDQGYVWNNLNNSPTYYELGSSNGKRNEGSSGPQSQENSPPSSENAYIPLAIPNESESSEDIYIITNRPSAQPLETVPETNPELSNESPEPINENPGPINDNLGPINDNPELINENPESSDSEAYYPVEPIIGDDNSNLKPENEGFTNGPYENPEPIPVQPGTAEPSVPQPEAIEYPISENTVKESSESENTGYGQLGKTKIDSSTEESSEGDRFKDIPVAPTLPPLNYEGLPDYIRDAISSSEKPASYEQTDNPYTNPQPNPDDKQVLQNQMEGIFATMRPVEDIPKTYGMNLTSESGHVWNDMVNPPVSHNVGSPRKSVEEHKEQPPAPVSEQPEIQEPEKEPLPNPEVPNQEPETHESEEDKPIQELAEPEKEPEEPFANPSEENHEPPAPENEKPIEEPAEPTRPLEPEAESENPEVQEPGNEEPENPEPVPESGNEEPENPEPVPEPGNEPENPEPVSEPGNEAENPEPEPGNEEPENPEPALEPGNEPENPEPEPGNEEPENPEPAPEPGYEPENPEPVPEPANELENPEPVSEPGNEPENPEPEPGNEEPENPEPAPEPEYEPENPEPALEAVNEPENPEPVPEPGNEVPENPEPVPEPGSEPENPEPVPEPENEEPENPEPVPEPGGEPENPEPVPEPGNEPENPEPVPEPDSEEPENPEPIPEPGNEPENTEPVPEPDSEEPENPEPIPEPENPELVPEPGNEDTEQTSEEPAEESNEEKDKPDIMSKLLKSEQFWKWLGEWTATYMELLEKHIRIIAIQEICNREKSGEQMCLLDDQPENNDDGVIIKDRKIIVDGKEIDITHTDNLDKDLKRGHQNNKGDSDKKNKNENKIEASTIYGNSVGNEKVTNVFIFTTDLADEVIDNLKPADESEVDFLIDDRIKEENKEKSSEDETNQSESLGNNEPNTSEVNEEGVDNEETYEGEVNKEEPNEEGESIKEVIKESDNEELNKNELNEGENDIEELNKDANEPNKEKPASSTEESEREDDSKLEESERELN, from the exons ATGAAGATTCTACTG GATGCCAGCAGTATATATCAGGTTAAGGACGACTCCTCTGGTGTCAGCTTTGTTAACCCGAAAGAGGATAAGTGGACGCTTCGTGACATCCTGTACTATCACATCATTGAGCGGCCTCGCGAA AAACCCGCTGTAACTGAGCGCTCGTTCACCAACAGCCACGGCTACCAGTTCTTCGATCTAGCACCATTGCTAGAAGACTCATACGACAATcatgatgacgatgatgatggAAGCTATGTGGAACAGGCAGATGGAGAGGATCAGGCTGAGGACATTGAGAACCACGAAGAG AGACTTCGCATTCGATATCTGCTTCTTAGTCGGATACTCTTGTCAGAGCAGTCGTGGCCATTGGGGTCGTTGTACGGCTTTTTTCGTTATTTCCCGCCATCCTTCTCTATTTTCTGCATTCCGCAC GAACCAGAATTAACTACGACACAAAAACCGCTTACAGATCAAGATGTGAAGGAA GCTGTACCTGAAACTTCTTTAAATAGAAGAAAAAGACAAGCGGAAATGGAG TCGGCTCCCGACGCACCAAGCTATACATCAGATGTTGACAGCAAAGCAGCCTACATACAGCCGAATACGTATGGAATGAATCTCAATGGTGACCAAGGATATGTTTGGAAC AATTTGAACAATTCGCCAACATACTACGAGCTCGGATCGTCTAACGGAAAACGTAATGAG GGATCATCCGGTCCACAAAGTCAAGAAAACTCGCCACCGTCTAGTGAAAACGCCTACATTCCCCTCGCTATACCAAACGAATCAGAAAGCTCTGAAGATATATACATTATTACTAACAGACCTAGCGCGCAGCCGTTAGAAACTGTACCAGAGACAAATCCTGAGCTTAGTAATGAAAGTCCAGAACCAATTAATGAAAATCCAGGACCGATTAATGACAATCTAGGACCGATTAATGATAATCCAGAACTAATAAATGAAAATCCAGAATCTAGTGACAGTGAAGCATATTACCCCGTTGAACCAATCATAGGTGACGATAATTCAAACCTCAAACCAGAAAACGAAGGTTTTACTAATGGACCTTACGAAAACCCAGAACCTATTCCAGTACAGCCAGGAACTGCTGAACCAAGTGTTCCACAACCTGAAGCGATTGAGTACCCAATAAGTGAAAATACTGTTAAGGAATCGAGTGAAAGTGAAAATACTGGATACGGGCAACTGGGGAAAACTAAGATAGATAGTTCGACTGAAGAAAGTTCCGAAGGAGACCGATTTAAG GACATACCAGTGGCCCCTACACTTCCGCCTCTGAACTACGAGGGCCTGCCCGACTACATCAGAGATGCCATTTCATCTTCGGAAAAACCG GCGTCCTACGAACAGACCGACAACCCCTACACCAACCCCCAACCGAACCCGGACGACAAACAAGTCCTGCAAAACCAGATGGAGGGCATATTCGCTACCATGCGGCCAGTAGAAGACATTCCTAAGACGTATGGCATGAATCTCACTTCAGAGAGCGGCCATGTTTGGAAC GACATGGTGAACCCACCAGTTTCGCATAACGTTGGTTCACCAAGGAAATCGGTagag GAACACAAAGAACAGCCTCCAGCGCCAGTGTCCGAGCAACCAGAAATTCAGGAACCAGAAAAAGAGCCTCTGCCTAATCCAGAAGTTCCAAACCAAGAACCAGAGACACACGAGAGCGAAGAAGATAAGCCCATTCAAGAGCTCGCTGAACCAGAGAAAGAACCAGAAGAACCTTTTGCTAACCCTAGCGAGGAAAACCATGAACCTCCAGCTCCAGAAAATGAGAAACCAATTGAAGAACCGGCTGAACCGACACGACCCTTAGAACCTGAAGCTGAATCTGAAAATCCTGAGGTTCAGGAACCAGGTAACGAAGAACCAGAAAATCCTGAACCTGTACCTGAATCAGGAAACGAAGAACCAGAAAATCCTGAACCTGTACCTGAACCAGGAAACGAACCAGAAAATCCTGAACCTGTATCTGAACCAGGAAACGAGGCAGAAAATCCTGAACCTGAACCAGGAAACGAAGAACCAGAAAATCCTGAACCTGCACTTGAACCAGGAAACGAGCCTGAAAATCCTGAACCTGAACCAGGAAACGAAGAACCAGAAAATCCTGAACCTGCACCTGAACCAGGATACGAGCCAGAAAATCCTGAACCTGTACCTGAACCAGCAAACGAGCTAGAAAATCCTGAACCTGTATCTGAACCAGGAAACGAGCCAGAAAATCCTGAACCTGAACCAGGAAACGAAGAACCAGAAAATCCTGAACCTGCACCTGAACCAGAATACGAGCCAGAAAATCCTGAACCTGCACTTGAAGCAGTAAACGAGCCAGAAAATCCTGAACCTGTACCTGAACCAGGAAACGAAGTACCCGAAAATCCTGAACCTGTACCTGAACCAGGAAGCGAGCCAGAAAATCCTGAACCTGTACCTGAACCAGAAAACGAAGAACCCGAAAATCCTGAACCTGTACCTGAACCAGGAGGCGAGCCAGAAAATCCTGAACCTGTACCTGAACCAGGAAACGAGCCAGAAAATCCTGAACCTGTACCTGAACCAGATAGCGAAGAACCAGAAAATCCTGAACCTATACCTGAACCAGGAAACGAGCCAGAAAATACTGAACCTGTACCTGAACCAGATAGCGAAGAACCAGAAAATCCTGAACCTATACCTGAACCAGAAAATCCTGAATTGGTACCAGAGCCAGGAAACGAAGACACGGAACAAACCAGCGAAGAGCCCGCTGAAGAATCGAATGAAGAAAAAGATAAACCGGATATTATGAGCAAACTGCTTAAGAGC gaACAATTCTGGAAATGGCTAGGAGAATGGACCGCGACATACATGGAACTTTTAGAGAAG CATATAAGGATAATAGCAATCCAAGAAATATGCAACCGCGAGAAATCTGGTGAACAAATGTGCCTCCTGGACGACCAACCTGAAAATAATGATGATGGAGTCATAATCAAAGATAGAAAGATCATTGTAGACGGTAAAGAAATAGATATAACACACACGGACAACTTAGACAAAGATCTGAAGAGAGGTCATCAAAACAATAAAGGGGATAgtgataagaaaaataaaaatgaaaataagataGAAGCATCGACAATCTACGGTAATTCAGTAGGAAATGAGAAAGTAACAAATGTGTTTATATTTACGACTGACCTAGCTGATGAGGTTATAGATAATTTAAAACCAGCAGATGAATCTGAAGTTGATTTCCTAATCGACGATAGGATAAAGGAAGAAAATAAGGAGAAATCCTCTGAAGATGAGACTAACCAATCAGAATCATTAGGAAATAATGAACCTAACACGAGTGAAGTCAATGAGGAAGGAGTTGATAATGAAGAAACATATGAAGGTGAGGTTAATAAGGAAGAACCGAACGAAGAGGGTGAATCAATTAAAGAAGTTATCAAAGAAAGTGATAACGAAGAATTAaacaaaaacgaattaaatgaaGGCGAAAATGACATAGAAGAGTTAAATAAAGATGCAAATGAACCTAATAAAGAAAAACCCGCGAGTAGCACCGAAGAATCAGAACGTGAAGATGATTCAAAGCTAGAAGAGAGTGAAAgagaattaaattag